A region of Rhizobium grahamii DNA encodes the following proteins:
- the visR gene encoding transcriptional regulator VisR — translation MAQPSSRTIGTPETSRGVRVGKVTSRSDLFPRLIAMQKLADAQNFAVFRVNGSGLPAKQRLVCELENWGATNAGACKGFVDAHGDALLEHIEKSLLPLTWAGSHDAGVPGASGMAPFVERLAAGLVPFSGMAFPVRLGAIGNGFVIFAGDDLDPPSDMIVELHGRACHIMIDLLSLDERRVSAAEALSEREIACLQLAGDGRISEEIAEKLGLSVHTVNAYLGSATIKLDSVNRIQAIAKAIRLGYIS, via the coding sequence ATGGCGCAACCATCCAGCAGGACAATCGGCACCCCAGAGACATCACGGGGCGTGCGCGTCGGCAAAGTGACGAGCCGCTCCGATCTCTTCCCGCGGTTGATCGCCATGCAGAAGCTGGCCGACGCGCAGAACTTCGCTGTCTTTCGCGTCAATGGATCTGGCCTTCCTGCCAAGCAGCGCCTGGTCTGCGAGCTTGAGAACTGGGGTGCCACCAACGCTGGTGCCTGCAAGGGCTTCGTCGACGCCCATGGCGACGCTCTGCTCGAACACATCGAGAAGTCGCTGCTGCCGCTCACCTGGGCAGGCAGCCACGATGCTGGCGTTCCCGGTGCATCGGGAATGGCGCCGTTCGTGGAGCGCCTGGCGGCCGGTCTCGTGCCATTCTCCGGCATGGCGTTCCCGGTTCGGCTGGGCGCAATCGGCAACGGCTTCGTCATCTTCGCCGGCGATGATCTCGATCCCCCGAGCGACATGATCGTCGAGCTGCACGGACGTGCCTGCCACATCATGATCGACCTGCTTTCGCTCGACGAGCGGCGCGTCAGCGCCGCCGAGGCCCTGAGCGAGCGCGAGATTGCCTGCCTGCAGCTTGCTGGCGACGGCCGGATCAGCGAAGAGATCGCCGAGAAGCTCGGCCTCTCGGTTCACACCGTCAATGCCTATCTCGGCTCGGCAACCATCAAGCTGGATTCGGTCAACCGAATTCAGGCAATCGCAAAGGCAATCCGGCTCGGCTATATCAGCTGA
- the flhB gene encoding flagellar biosynthesis protein FlhB yields MADDDKDSKTEDPTQKKKTDAADKGNVPFSRELPLFATVLASYVYLIFFLPDALTRTGAALKDIFEQPDQWKIETGPDVMSLFVHLGWVCAALLAPAMILFMAFGVAASVAQNMPRPVLERIRPQFSRISPAKGFTRMFSLPGLIEFGKSLVKILIVGVVMFFIMKSEYFSAIDAMFSDPSTIFTRMMSGMQKITIVVLIATAVVAIADFFWTRYHWFSELRMTRHEIKEENKQSQGDPFVKSRQRSVMRDRARRRMIADVQRATLVIANPTHFAVALRYVREENDAPVVVAKGQDLIALKIREMAESNGIPVFEDPPLARSMFAQVSVDSVIPSVFYKAVAELIHRVYAAKAKNQRVR; encoded by the coding sequence TTGGCCGATGACGACAAGGACAGCAAAACAGAAGACCCGACCCAGAAAAAGAAAACCGACGCCGCAGACAAAGGTAATGTGCCTTTCTCACGCGAGCTGCCGCTTTTCGCCACGGTCCTTGCCAGCTACGTCTACCTGATATTCTTTCTGCCCGACGCACTCACTCGCACGGGCGCGGCGCTGAAGGATATCTTCGAGCAACCGGACCAGTGGAAGATCGAGACCGGGCCCGACGTTATGTCGCTTTTTGTCCATCTCGGCTGGGTTTGCGCCGCCCTCCTGGCGCCGGCAATGATTCTGTTCATGGCCTTCGGCGTCGCGGCTTCGGTCGCCCAGAACATGCCGCGACCGGTTCTCGAACGCATCCGGCCGCAATTCTCGCGAATCTCGCCTGCCAAGGGCTTCACGCGGATGTTCAGCCTGCCTGGCCTGATCGAGTTCGGTAAATCGCTCGTCAAGATCTTGATCGTCGGCGTCGTCATGTTCTTCATCATGAAGAGCGAGTATTTCAGCGCGATCGACGCGATGTTCTCCGACCCCTCGACCATCTTCACCCGAATGATGTCGGGCATGCAGAAGATTACCATCGTCGTTCTCATCGCAACGGCCGTGGTGGCGATCGCCGACTTCTTCTGGACCCGCTATCACTGGTTCTCCGAGCTGCGAATGACGCGGCACGAAATCAAGGAAGAAAACAAGCAATCCCAGGGCGACCCCTTCGTCAAAAGCCGCCAGCGCTCGGTGATGCGCGACCGCGCACGCCGCCGGATGATTGCCGACGTTCAACGCGCCACGCTTGTCATCGCCAACCCGACCCACTTTGCCGTGGCGCTGCGCTATGTGCGCGAAGAAAACGACGCTCCTGTCGTCGTTGCCAAGGGACAGGACCTAATTGCGTTGAAAATCAGAGAGATGGCCGAGTCGAACGGAATTCCCGTTTTTGAAGATCCGCCGCTCGCACGCTCCATGTTTGCGCAAGTCTCGGTGGATAGTGTGATCCCGTCTGTATTCTACAAGGCAGTCGCCGAACTCATTCATCGGGTTTACGCGGCGAAAGCCAAGAACCAACGGGTAAGATAG
- the fliG gene encoding flagellar motor switch protein FliG, producing the protein MMDFDDFGGALAEKPLTQAEKAAAVLLAMGKGVAGRLLKYFTQAELQTIIGSAQTLRAIPPDELLQLVAEFEDLFTEGAGLMDNARAIESILEEGLTPDEVDSLLGRRTTFQAYETSIWDRLGEGDPAFIGKFLLREHPQTVAYILSMMPSSFGAKVLMQIPDSRRADIMNRTVNLKAVSPKAAQIIEKQVMSLLAEIDAEKNAIGSTKVAELMNEMDKPQVDTLLTSLESISRESVNKVRPKIFLFEDLMLMPQRSRVMLLNDISADILTMALRGASGEMREIVLASISPRQRRMIESDLQSGTTGINPREIAIARRAIAQEAIRLSNSGQIQLKETEAGGAEAA; encoded by the coding sequence ATGATGGACTTTGACGATTTCGGCGGCGCTCTAGCCGAGAAACCGTTGACCCAGGCTGAAAAAGCAGCAGCCGTTCTCCTCGCTATGGGGAAAGGGGTTGCAGGCAGACTGTTGAAATATTTCACGCAGGCAGAGCTGCAGACGATCATCGGATCGGCCCAGACCCTGCGCGCCATTCCGCCGGATGAACTTCTGCAACTCGTTGCGGAATTCGAAGACCTCTTCACCGAGGGCGCCGGTCTGATGGATAACGCGCGGGCCATCGAGAGCATTCTCGAAGAGGGCCTTACACCCGACGAAGTCGACAGCCTGCTTGGTCGCCGCACGACTTTCCAAGCCTATGAAACGTCCATCTGGGACCGCCTCGGCGAAGGCGATCCCGCCTTCATCGGCAAGTTCCTGCTGCGCGAGCATCCGCAGACAGTGGCCTATATCCTCTCCATGATGCCCTCCTCCTTCGGCGCCAAGGTTCTGATGCAGATCCCGGACAGCCGCAGAGCCGACATCATGAACCGTACCGTCAACCTGAAGGCAGTCAGCCCGAAGGCGGCGCAGATCATCGAGAAACAGGTGATGTCGCTGCTGGCGGAAATCGATGCCGAGAAGAACGCAATCGGCTCGACGAAGGTTGCCGAACTCATGAACGAGATGGACAAGCCGCAGGTCGATACCTTGCTCACCTCGCTCGAATCGATCAGCCGCGAATCGGTCAACAAGGTCCGCCCGAAGATCTTCCTCTTCGAAGACCTCATGCTCATGCCGCAGCGCAGCCGCGTCATGCTGCTCAACGATATCTCCGCGGATATCCTCACGATGGCGCTTCGCGGCGCCTCGGGAGAGATGCGCGAAATCGTTCTCGCCTCGATCAGCCCGCGCCAGCGCCGCATGATCGAATCGGATCTGCAGAGCGGCACTACCGGCATCAATCCTCGCGAGATCGCGATTGCCCGTCGCGCCATCGCGCAGGAAGCGATTCGCTTGTCGAACTCCGGCCAGATCCAGCTCAAGGAAACGGAGGCCGGCGGCGCCGAGGCCGCCTAA
- the fliN gene encoding flagellar motor switch protein FliN gives MATKKTQQNSDLSPELPGNEAELDQAIDDLRGVLKTDADGGLPEFGDDAAFGGTDLAAFGGDLGGSDDNAFGGDFGGSSDFGDSSFTTSGGQPAPLGSAMQSNLDLIMDIPIDVQIMLGSSRMQVSGLMNLNEGATIALDKKIGEPVEIMVNGRKIARGEITVLENDDTRFGVKLIEVLSTKKA, from the coding sequence ATGGCGACGAAGAAGACACAGCAGAACAGCGATCTCTCACCAGAGCTCCCAGGCAACGAGGCCGAGCTCGATCAGGCTATCGACGACCTGCGCGGCGTTCTCAAGACCGATGCGGACGGTGGTCTGCCGGAGTTCGGCGACGATGCCGCGTTCGGAGGCACGGATCTCGCAGCTTTCGGCGGTGACCTCGGTGGTTCCGACGACAATGCGTTCGGCGGCGATTTCGGCGGTTCGTCCGATTTCGGTGATTCGTCCTTCACGACGTCCGGCGGACAGCCGGCGCCGCTCGGAAGCGCGATGCAGTCGAACCTCGACCTGATCATGGACATCCCGATCGATGTTCAGATCATGCTCGGAAGCAGCCGGATGCAGGTTTCGGGTCTGATGAACCTGAACGAAGGTGCAACGATCGCGCTCGACAAGAAGATCGGCGAGCCGGTGGAAATCATGGTGAATGGCCGCAAGATTGCTCGCGGCGAGATCACCGTTCTTGAAAATGACGACACGCGTTTTGGCGTAAAACTGATAGAAGTTCTGAGTACCAAGAAAGCCTGA